The Methanobacteriaceae archaeon genomic interval TGGCAGATCGTGGTGGATATTATGTCCAGATAAATGGAGAAGTTTTAAAGGAAGTTCGTGAAGATTATAATCTTTCTCTAAAAGATTTAGCTGATTTGGCCCATGTATCAAGAGAAACCATTTATAAATACGAACATGGAATTGTAAGGGCCTGTCCTGAAACCGCCATGATGCTGGAAGACATTTTAAATCTTAAAATCACCCTTTCTATTGATTTATTCAAGGTCCCTGATTCATTAAAAGAATTAAATATTGGCAAATCAAATGAATCTCCATTAAATGATAATAAAATTAATATGAATGAATTTCAACCTCAAAAACTAGTTGAATTGGGTTTTGGTATTATTCCCACTCAGAAAACTCCTTTTGATGCTTTGGCCAAACTGGAAAACAATAACCAGATTTCAAAAAATGTTGAAACACCACTCATAACCAATTTAGAAAAAAATCGAAAACAAAGAACGCTAAAAAAGATGGCCATAACTTTAAAAGATCTTTCACTTATTACTGGATCCAGTTCTGTTTTCATATTGGATAATGAGAAAATTAAGGAATCCTTGGATGGGATACCCGTGGTCCACGGCTGGGAAATGGGAGAAATAGAAACCCCCGCCGAATTTTTAAAGATGATTAAAGAAAGAAAAGAATGTAATTAAGATCCGAATTTATTAAATTTAATTTTATAATTTTCTTTATTAAATAAATAAATTATTAATTTTTATTTAAACATTATTAGACTAATTTTAATCTATTTTAGATGATATCCACTAATAACAGTTTAAATCGTATTTAAATATTAGATAAATTCATCAAATTCAGGAGCGAGCTTAACCATTCCTTGAATATTATCTAAATATCCTGGAACAAGTTCATAGACCATGAAAGCCTCATCAGGGACTGGAAATGGTGCGTCTAAACCTTTTTCTCGAGCAGGAGAAAACCCAAATCGTGGATAATACTCCGGATGACCAACAACCACGATTGCTTTATATCCTAATGATTTACAATTTTTAATTCCTTCCTTAATTAAACCAGAACCGATTCCTTGTCGCTGAAAATTCGGCTTAACTGCAAGAGGTGCTAGGGAAAGAGCAACAAAATCACCCTTTGGGGACTCTATAGTTAATTTGGTGAATAATATATGTCCCAAAACTTCCCCATCTTTCTCAGCCACTATAGAAAGCCCATTTACATAGCTTTCAGAATTTCTGAGCATGTCAACCAGGCGAGCCTCATTATCTTCAGGAAATGCGAGTTGGTTAGTTTCAAAAATTGCGTCATGATCATTATCTTTTTCTGGACGATATTTTATCATTTATAGCCCCCTTAAAATTGAATATATATTCTAATAGTTTCTTTATTATAAATTTAACGTTTATTATCCAGATTATTTGTTAAAAAGCAAATTAAATGTTTCTTCAGCTTCTTTTTCTGATGCGACACCCATTGTAACCATATCCACATATTCCAGAGTTTTAAGGAAATCAATAGCCTCTTCAGGATTTAAAATTCCAACTGCTAGGATTTTATTGGCTATGATTACTTTATTCAGTTTTTTAAGTAATTTTGCTAGTTCGGCCCGTTCTTCATGCATGAAAACCGGATAATCCATCATATAGCCCAATTTGTTAACTGGAATCATGTAAATGTCAAATAAATCCTTAATATCCGAATCAATTAGTTTAGGTGTGGTTTCCTTAGGTAAAGCTGTTATAATGCCCGATATTACATTTTCATCATTTATTTTATTCAATGATTCTTCAATAAAATCAATATCGGATTTATCAGTTACCCATTCATCTAAAAGCATTATACTAACTTCCAGACTTGATAAAAGTTGAATATCTTCTTCTAAATTATCTTTTCTAACTGTGCCCCATATATCAAATTTTATTCCTTCATCTTGGGCCAATTTCAAAGCCCGGATTACCGGTTCTTCTGGAATTAGCTGAATGGCCTGAACACCCATTTCATGAGATTTTTTCATGATTTTTAGAATGTTCTCAGAACTATTATGAAAATCCAGTTGATATAAACGGGCTCTGTGGCCAAAATAAGGCATTCCAATGAAAGGAGCAGTCCCCAGAGAAGTTTGAGGTATTTTTTTGTCTTTTATTTTAATATAATCGTTGAACATGATTTTACCATTAGAATTGTTAATAAAAGATACTTTTAAAATAGATTAATAATTAGATTATTTAAGATAGATTATTTAAGATTTATTAAAAATTAAATTAAAATAAGTTTTAATCCTATAATCCCAAAAAGCATTTTTTTACTTCTTCTCAGCAATAACTGCCGTGCCATAAGCTAAAATTTCCTGCATTACATTGGAAATTTCATCAGAGTCAAAACGAACACTTATTACTGCATTTGCACCTAATTCTTCTGCATGCGCAATCATTCTATTTAGGGCCTCATTTCTAGACTCTTCCATCATTTTAACATACTCTTTTATTTCTCCACCAAACATGGACCTGATTCCCGCTCCAACTTGGCCCCCTAATCCCCTACTTCTAACAGTAAGACCATATACAAAGCCTTTAGTTTCTGAAATTTCAAATCCCGGCACATGATTAGCACTGGACACAATAAATTCTTCAGTTCTCAATTTTATTCCTCCCCTAATAATTTTTAAATTGAATTTTGAATTAAAACATTTTATTTTTATAATAACCTTATTTTAATCTTCCTCGGTTATTTTATTAGTATTTAATTTATATTATATTCTTTAGGACTAGTTTTTATTAAATTTAATTAATAAGACCACATACAAAATCATAGAATTTAATGATAGATCCTACATTCAGTCACCATATTTAAATGCAGTCTAAATCAAACAAGTTGTAGAGAATAAAATTGTTATGGTGAAATTATGGATAAAATGAAAGTAATCATTGCGGATTCAATTAATGAAAAAGGAATTTCGGATCTTGAAGAAGTTGCTGAAGTATTAGTTGATACCAGCATTACACCAGAAGAACTGGTTAAAGTTATTAAAGATTTCAACGCTATTGTAGTAAGAAGTAGAACTAAAATAACCCGTGAGGTAATTGAAAACGCCCCAAATCTCAAGATAATTGCTCGAGCAGGAGTAGGTGTGGACAATGTGGATGTAGAAGCCGCTACAGAAAAGGGAATTATGGTAGTAAACGCTCCAGAATCTACATCCATTACGGTAGCCGAGCAGACAATGGGATTAATGCTTTCCCTGTCTAGAAAGATTTCCATTGCTGATAAGTCTGTTAAAGATGGCAAATGGGAAAAAAGTAGATTCATGGGATTAGAACTCAATAACAAAACCCTGGGAATTATTGGTATGGGTCGGATTGGATCACAAGTAGTTATACGGTCCAAAGCATTTGGAATGGATGCTATGGTTTACGATCCATATATCAGCGAAGAAGTGGCCAAAGACTTAGGTGTGGAAGTTGTAGATTTAGAAACTGTATTTAAAGAATCAGATGTTATAACCATTCACGTACCTTTAACCCCTGAAACCAAACATATAGTTTCTACCGATGCCTTTGAAATGATGAAAGATAGTGCTTTCATAATTAACTGTGCCCGTGGTGGAATAATTGATGAAGACGCCCTTTATATCGCCTTAACTGAAAACAAAATTGGTGGTGCAGCTTTAGACGTATTTGAAAAAGAACCGCCAGAAGGAAGCCCACTTTTAGGGCTGGACAATATTGTAGTTACGCCCCACATTGGAGCTTCAACTGCCGAAGCACAAAGAGACGCTGCTTTAATAGTAGCTAATGAGATTATAGAAGTTTTTAAAGGTGGATCAGCTCGAAATGTTTTAAATATGCCTGTTCTTGATTCTAAAACTTACACCGGATTAAAACCTTATCTTAACCTGGCTGAAAAACTGGGAAGTTTTGTAGTACAGGCCGCTCCAGGAAATATACATGAAATGAATGTTACTTACTGCGGCGAACTGGCAGATATGCCTAAAAAGGACATTTTAACCAGAACCATACTTCAGGGAATTTTAAATCCTATTTTAAATGAACCGGTAAATATGATTAATGCTCCATCCATTGCTAAAAGGAGAGGTCTGGTAATTACTGAAGGTAAAAGATCTGAATCTGAAGGATACCGCTGCATTATTGTATTACATGTTAAAACGGATGCAGGTGATTACCTAGTAGAAGGAACCTATGTTGATGAACCTAAAATAATTAAAATCAACAATTACTGGGTCGATGTCAAACCAGAAGGAACCATGTTCATTGCCAAGTATCAGGATTTACCTGGAACAATCGGTGCCATTGGAACAAAACTGGGTGAATATGGAATAAATATTGCTACCATGCAAGTTGGACGCCAAGAAGTCGGTGGAGAAGCTGTTATGGTGCTTAAAGTGGACCAAACCGTTCCTGAAGATGTAATAAAAGAAGTTACTAAACTAGAACATGTTGAAGATGCTGTTTCCATGTATCTCTAAATATTTTCTATTATATTTTTATTTTTTTATTTAAAAAGAATCAAACTCGTATTTTATTAAGTATAGCTTAAACTTATTTTTTATTTTCAATATAGTTAATAGTTAAAATAAATATAATTCGATTTTATTATACTATTTTATCAGTTAAACCGTATTAAAATCAGTTCTTTCACCAAATGAATTATAAGAAGCAATATTTTCAACATTATATGGTTCAGCAATTATCATGTGAAAAAGGCCATTTTTTGCAAAGAAATGGTAATCTGCCTGAGAAGGCTGGTTGCTGTAACCTGGATGGGAATGGACCGAACCAATAGACCCGGACATTGGTGGAAGCATGAATATTTTCATTACTGCACCTTCAGAAGATGTTTCACCTGGAAGGAATATTAGGCCATCTATATGGAGAACTGAATCTTTTATTTTACCCTGGAGAAGGGCCACAAACTCATTAGGATAAGATTCTTTGGAAATTTCCATAATTTCATCCAGAACTTCAGAATCAATATTCACCGATTCATATTTCTGCTTGTCATTTCCCAGTAAATAACTAATAAAATTGTCCAGTCTGCTCATTTTTTCATCCTTGAATTAAAATAAAAATATTTATAATGATTTAAAATTTGATTAACCGCAAATTATCAGCTATAAGAGGTATTATTCCATCTCACAATTAATTAAGCACATATTTCTATTTAAAAGGATTGATTATTCAATGAAATTATGAAAAAATTCATTATCAAATCTAGGAAGGTCAAAATCAACTTTAATCACTCTTCTTGAAGATGTGGTTGATTCTTTAGACAAAGGGTTGTAACCATTCACTATTTTATCAACTTTATAAATGCCTACTCCTCTTCGCTGCCATACAGGAACTTCTGCAATATTAATTCCCCTTTCAAAAAGGATATCGTGGATTTTATCTGCTTTGAGGCCGTTTAATATTTTCATGGCCTTTTCTTTATTCATTTCATCCCTAAGAGTCCAATAAATATATCCATTGATGCAGTTGCGCCAGGCTTCGTTTTGGCGGCCTTTAAAATATTCAGAAACCATTTCAGAAGATAATGGGATGACTCTGCAGTCAAAAGAAATCGTTTTTAATGTTTTGAAGATTTCTTCTATTTCCAAATTCCCAATTATAGTTGCATTATTATTATTATTATTATTATTATTATTATTCTCACTATTTTGGTATATTCTTTGAGATATTTTATTTTTAATGATGTTAGAATAAAATGAATTGGCTGTGAAACTGGCAAAAACTGAATTTAACTTTTCAATTCTTCCAGAGAATGGAATATCTGCCAACAGTATATTAAATTCATCAGAAAATGTGTAAATAAATGATGGGCTGAATTCTTTAAAGATTTCAGTGGCAGTATTCACCATAGCATCCAGGAAAAAAGGATCGTAAGGCTTTTTAAGGCCAATTTGTTTTGATAAATTATAAAAACCTCTTCCATCCAGCCTAAGTAATATTTTAGAGCCACAAGGGACCTTTAGACTAGAGAACATTTCACATTCTTTCATAAAACAAACATCCACCAATTTAATTAATATCTACCAATAAATTCTCGTAAAATTAACAAAAACGGATTTAAGTCAACCATTTAACTAAGTTCCTACAATAAAATGTTCATTTAAACTTTTAAGCAGTTTAATAGCAGAATATGCAGCCAGCACGCTGGTTTTAGGATTCACCGCACATCTAATATTTTTAGTTGTGGTTCTAAACTCACCAAAGTCTCCTTCTACTAAAACCTCATGAACATTGCGATCAACCACAGGATCGGCTATGATTTCCACATCCACATCCATACCGCAAGCAATACTTAATGCAGCCGCGACATTGATATTTACTGGAAATTTTTTAACTGCTTCTGATGCTTTACCTTTGTAAAGAGTTTCTTTTTCAGATATATCAATTCCCAGTGATTTAGGTGGTTTTCTTGTAGTCAGTGTGGCTTTTCTAATGGTTCCGATTGATGCTGCTTTGATTCCATCTAAACCTACAATGGCACCGGATGGAGCATAAATCTTTACATTATTCTCTTTAGCCAGATTTTCAAGATTATCTTTTACATCAGAATCCATCAAGGCCCCAATACTCATTATTATGACGCTTTTACCCTTTTCCAATATTTCAGGGACGACCTCAGCCACAGCTTTTGGTGCCGCTGCTTCAATAACCAGATCCACATGATCCAGCATATCTTCAATTTTTAAAACAGCCCTTCCGTCCAGTTGAGAAGCAAGATTTTCAGCCCTTTCCACATCTCGGTCATAAAAATATTTGAGTTCGACACCCAGTTTTCCTTCCAAAGCATAATTAGTAATAATATTAGCTATGGCTCCGCATCCTACTATTCCAACAATCATTGAATAACCTTGTAATTTAATAAAAGAATGATTTTCTTATTAAATAGAATTTAAATCTAATTTATAATAATATTTTAAAAGTATAATATTTAAAACTCATCTTAAAAAATTTATGCAGTTACTACCATTTAACTGCTATTAATGCTTAATTAACTGATAAATAATATGTACCTAAATGTACTTAAATAAATAAAAAAAAGATTATTAAAACTTCAATTTAAGTTCAAGAGAACTAAAAAAGATTATATGAATATTATGGAGAAATCGGAGCTTTTTCAGCAGGCAAATCTGGAGTTATAATCAATATATCCCCTACTGCTTGAACCCGATCATAAGCAATGTCCATTACCCCTTCTTCTTTAAGAGGCCTGATTTCATCAGCTTCTGGAACCATTCTTATGCTGGTTTTTATAACTTCTTTAAGCCCTACATTCTTTTTGTCTGGGCTCATGGCTCTAACTTTAAGATTGGAAACTCTGCCCTTTTTAATATTGAGAACCACATCTTGAACTCTTCCCACGTACTTTCCCCTAATTGTATATATGTCTAGACCATAAAGATTGGACAATTCGACCATTTTTCCACCGCCAGATTTTTAAATTCACTTCAAGTTTAATAAGAAAGGCTGTTCAATGTTAAATTTCTAATTATAAGATATTTTATCACTTAATAACTTAAATACTTTAGTACTGAAAGGATGAAAATGACTATTCGTATAATCAATTCAATAACTATCTATTAATAGTCAAAAAATATATCGAAATAGTAGTAAAATAAATATTTGAAATTGATTCTTGAGTTTAGTGAATTTTATTTAATAAATTTTAATAAATTCTCTATTTAATAACTTCATTTATGAAATTAAGTACAATTAATAAATATTTAGAATTATTTATAGCTGAATTCATGTTATAAATAAATTTGAATTAATTAAAGTGATAATATGTGGGACACCAGCAAAGATTACCGATTATTAGTCGCAGAAAAATCTATTGATCTTTTTGTAAGAACTGTCGACGGCAAAAGTTTTAAAGGACACTGGAAAAAGAGACCGGCCATAGATACGGCAAAGGAAATAAGTAGAGAACTTCAAGCTGTTGCTTATTCATATATGGAACCAGAAGACCTACTAGAATCTCCACATATAGCAACTATCAAAGAAAAAACTGCTAAAATTGAGGAATTTTTAGGTGGGGCAGACTGGAATAAAAAGTTTCTAGATATGGCCACCAAAGATGAAAAGGAAAAAACAGAAGAAAGCATAACTAAGGTCAAGTTTTTCTTGAATACTTTTTTAGGTCTGGAAAAACGGATTTCATTAGGCCCCATAAATGATCCAATTATTGGAATCGATATTGTTGTGGGAGAAATAATGAGTGCTGGTAAACATCCTCAGGCAGATAGCTTGATGATTTGTAACGTCAATCTAGGTGATAAGGCCATTACGGTAGTTACCAATGATATGGAAGTAAAAGAAAACAATCGTGTAGCCATTTCCATGCTTCCACCTAGCACATTCATGGGGATAAGCAGCGAAGGAATGTTTTTAGGTGCGGGTGAAGGTATTTTAAAAGATGTTGAAGGAGAATTAGGACAAATGCCTCATGGAATACCACTTGAAGCTTTAAATGAAACCCGAAACCTGATAGAATCTTTCCTGAAAAATTAACAAATAATATTATATTTTTATCCTTATTTATTCTTTTAAATTGATTTCAATAGTTAAATTCTGTTTAATCCATTTTAAATTATATTATACTTATTTTAAATAATTTTAATTTATTCATTTCTTAAAATAATTAATTAGTAAAAATGAAAAATGAAAATAAATTAAATAAATATATTTTTAAAAGAGATATGGAGAAAAAAACTAAAAATATTATCTCGTATTCAAAACAGCTAGTTTAGTTCTAGTCATATCTTCCACAGCATATTTTACTCCTTCTTTACCCATACCACTCATTTTAAAGCCACCAAACGGCATATTGTCTGTTCTAAAAGTGGATTGTTTATTAACCATAACCGAACCCGCTTCAATTTCTTGAACCGCTTTCAAAGCATGGTGGATATTTTCAGTGAATATACTGGCCTGCAGACCATATCTAGTATCATTGGCCACATTAATGGCATCATCAATACCATTTACACGAATTATAGGTGAAATAGGTCCAAATGTTTCATCCTGGACCACTTTCATGTTAGAGGTAACTTGATCCAGAACTGTAGGTTCAAAAAAGTTCCCATTCCGAGTTCCACCCATTAAAAGTTCTGCTCCCTCTTTTAAAGAATTTGAAACAATTCTTTCAACAACTTTTGCTGCATTTTCATTAATTAGTGGCCCTATATCAGTTTTAGTACTTAATGGATCTCCCATTTTAAGTTTTTTAGTTTCTTTAAGGAGCATCTCCACAAAATCATCAGCAACTGGTTCATCAACTATTAAACGTTTAACAGCAATGCAAACCTGGCCCGTGTAAAGATATGAACCACGTATTGTAGCTTCTACTGCTTTTCCAATATCAGCATCTTCTAAAACAATTAAAGGGTCATTACCTCCCAGTTCCAGTGTGATTTTTTTCATTACTGCTCTTTGGGAAATCATTCTTCCAGTTTCTACACTTCCCGTGAATGAAATTTTATCGATTTTTTCGCTTTTAACTAATTCATCCCCAATTATGCTTCCTCGGCCAGTTACCACATTTAATGCACCATCTGGAAAATGAGAATTTATGATTTCTGCCATTTTCAAAGCAGTCAAAGGTGCTAGTGCCGATGGCTTTACAACGACTGTATTCTTAGCAGCAAGCGCCGGTGCAATTTTATGAATCGCAAGATTTAACGGATAGTTAAATGGAGTAATGGCTCCTACCACACCCAGAGGGATTTTTAAAGTGAATGCCATGAATCCTTTGCCCCCAATACCCGCATCAATAGGCACAGTTTCACCATATATACGTTTAGATTCCTCAGAAGACAACTTAATTGTATCTATAGATCGCTTAACCTCATCACGAGCAGCATTAATAGGTTTACCAGTTTCCATAGTTATTAATCTTGCAAATTCTTCTAAATCATCAGATAAATCTGATGCGCAAGCATACAAAGCTTCTGAAATCTTTCTGGCAGAAAAATTTTTTAATTCGTTTTTCATGACATAAGCAGAGTTAATAGCTTTTTTAACGTCTTCTGGAGTTCCAGCTGGAACTTGATCAATTAAATCCTGGTTAAAAGGATTTATTACATCAATTTTTTCTTTGGAATCAACAAAATTCCCATTAATCAACATTTTCATGGAATTTCCTCAAATAAATGTTTTAAACCATATTTAAATACTAAAAAATAAAAAAGCGTTTTTGTAATAATTAAACTAAGATTATTACTCTTAATTTAAAAAAATAAAAATATTTTATCTAAAATTTATTATTAAGGCCATTAATAGCGTTAGTAAGATTATTAAGGTCGTTATTGGCTATTTCATTACCTAATCCGCTCAAATAAGTTTTGTAGTAAAGAGCCGCTACAATAGCTATTACAATTATTCCACCGAAGAGTAAAATCAACTCTGCAGATCCCTGTGCCTTCTCATCAATAACAATTTTCATGTTTTCACCTTAAGTTCCGACAATAAGATATGCGAATTTTCCTACAACATAAAATATACCATAAGCAGCTATAGCGAGAGGTATGGCAAATTTAATACCTTTACGGGCACTACCATACATAATAACACCAATCAATAATCCTGCGATTATAGAGTGAATGATAATATATCCCGTCGAAGCAATTATTGAGGCCCCTAAAAGAGGATTAGATTTCCCTAATGACTCAATAAAGCTAGAATAAACAGTTATCATTCCTAAAGCAAAAGGGGCAGCAACTATGGCAGCGATAATTAAAAACATTACTGACATCATTACATTAGCTTTTCTCTCCCTTTGAAGTGCTATAACTGCCCTTAAATCCTCTGCAACAGTTTCTATAACATCAGATAGACTACCACCCGCACGCTTACCTTCCAATATCATTCTGAAAGTTCTATCTAAATTTTTAGATTGAAGTCGTTCACCCATAGATAAAATAGCATCATCAAAAGTACGTCCAATTTTTATCTCAATAACTGCTCTTTTAAGCTCACTATTGAGTGGCCCTCCCCCGTGCCTAGCTACATCCTCCAGAGCAGTTTCTAATCCGACACCAGCCCTTAAAAGTGATGCAATTTGTCTTAAAAAATCAGGAGTTGTTTTTTCAATGGCATCAACCCGCCGTTCCATCATTAAAAATATATAACCCCCCATCAATAAAGGTGGGATAAAAAGCGCAAGAATAGCAGGTATAATTGGATCAATACCAACAAAAAAAGCCAAACCAAATGCCATTATTGCCAAAAATATGCTGGCCATACCTGCTAATGTAATCATGTCCGCGGATTTAACGTACATCCCACTTCTGATTAAAGTTTCTTGAAGTCTAATTTGAAACCTATCTGGAACTATACTATCAATAATATTGGAAACTGGTGCTAATGCTTGAGGAATAATGGCCAAATTTATACACCTTCAATTTATTAATTATGAAAATTATTATTTTGAGTTATATTTAAAAAATTTAATGAATAATGTTGTGAAATCGTTATTAAACGGATATTATAGGTTATAATTAATCGTAGTTAGATTTTTAATCAGTCTTTGTACTTAATTTTATTATAGTCTAGTATTATATTACTTTTTTGATGACATGATATTTATATTCAGTGTTAGTTGTATTCAATTTTTAATCAACTTATAAAAATAAATCAAAAATCTATTCTTAAAATAGTAAATTAATTATAATCCTCATAATTAAAAAAAAAAGATAATAATAAGATAAAATTGTTTTAAAGATGTTAATTTTTAAGACTTTTTTAAATATTAGTTAGGAGGTAAATCTTACTTAATAATTAACATTCAAAATTAAATTTACTTGGCAATTTAGTTAATATTTTAGGATTTTTCTTCACCAGAACCATATCCTCAATTCTAACTCCAAATTCACCTTCAAAATATATTCCAGGCTCTACAGTAACGATCATGTTTTTTTCTAGCTTTGAATCACTCTTTAAAGATAAAGAAGGTTCTTCATGAACTTCTAATCCCACACCATGACCCGTGGAATGAATAAAATTTTTACCATACCCATAATCAGAAATTACATCCCTAACTATTTTATCTACTTCTGAAGCCAGTACATCTGGAGCAATTGCATTTATACCTGCTTTTTGAGATTCTAAAACAATTTCTCTAATTTCTTCTTGTTTTTCTGTAGAAACAGATGTTCGAGTACAATCTGAACAGTAACCATTCCACTTAGCTCCCCAATCAATTAAAACATTATCTTCAACTTTATTTTCAGTAGGTTCTGCGTGAGGAAGGCTGGATCTAGCGCCAGATGCAACTATGGTGTCAAATGCCTCTTTTTGAGAACCATTATATTTCATATGGTGATTGATTTGATTGGCAACTTCCCATTCTTTTCCTTGTAATTTTAATGATTTTATAGAGATTTCAGCAATGCTTATGGCCTTTTCAATATATTTAACTTCTTGAGGGGTTTTAATCATCCTTAATTGGTTAACAATGTCACTAATGACTATTTTCCAATCCCCTCTGAGATTTTTACATGTTCCTAATGAAACAGAACTTTCCAGACCAACAGTTTTAATTCCATCTTTCTTTAAAAGTGTTTTAATTTCTTTAAAAGATTTAAATTCTTCTACAGGGATTTTAGAAATAATATTTGCTTCTTCTAAGTCCATTTTTGATGCGAAAAGAATAGGTTCTTCTGTAAAAAGAACCATTGAAAAACTGGAAGGACTGAAACCAGATAAGTATGCAATATTCTCATTTTTTAAAAATAATAAAGTTTGAATATTTTCCAATTCCATTTTATGATTAATAATATCAAAATCCATTTTAAAATCTCCAATAATACTCCAGTGAATTTAATATACTGCTGAATGTTCGTGCTAATTACTAAATTCACCATTAAATAAATTAAATAAAGTTAGGATATAATAAAATCCATGCCGCTGTTTTAAATGGAATATTTATCCATAGCAGATTTTATTAAATCAAATAAATCATCCATAACCTCGGAAGGGATTTCACGAGCAATTGGCTGAGGCACATATCCAAAATCAGGATCTTTAAAGGTAATTCCATGATATTCTACTGAATCTTTATATCGGG includes:
- the serA gene encoding phosphoglycerate dehydrogenase; this encodes MKVIIADSINEKGISDLEEVAEVLVDTSITPEELVKVIKDFNAIVVRSRTKITREVIENAPNLKIIARAGVGVDNVDVEAATEKGIMVVNAPESTSITVAEQTMGLMLSLSRKISIADKSVKDGKWEKSRFMGLELNNKTLGIIGMGRIGSQVVIRSKAFGMDAMVYDPYISEEVAKDLGVEVVDLETVFKESDVITIHVPLTPETKHIVSTDAFEMMKDSAFIINCARGGIIDEDALYIALTENKIGGAALDVFEKEPPEGSPLLGLDNIVVTPHIGASTAEAQRDAALIVANEIIEVFKGGSARNVLNMPVLDSKTYTGLKPYLNLAEKLGSFVVQAAPGNIHEMNVTYCGELADMPKKDILTRTILQGILNPILNEPVNMINAPSIAKRRGLVITEGKRSESEGYRCIIVLHVKTDAGDYLVEGTYVDEPKIIKINNYWVDVKPEGTMFIAKYQDLPGTIGAIGTKLGEYGINIATMQVGRQEVGGEAVMVLKVDQTVPEDVIKEVTKLEHVEDAVSMYL
- a CDS encoding Mov34/MPN/PAD-1 family protein, encoding MSRLDNFISYLLGNDKQKYESVNIDSEVLDEIMEISKESYPNEFVALLQGKIKDSVLHIDGLIFLPGETSSEGAVMKIFMLPPMSGSIGSVHSHPGYSNQPSQADYHFFAKNGLFHMIIAEPYNVENIASYNSFGERTDFNTV
- a CDS encoding transcriptional regulator — encoded protein: MINVKRGHVLQEINELLANNGFETSHIYERSCFDMVARRKLLLLLLKVLVNIDGINGVQAQEIRKISHSFMASPLIVGLKSKSEHLEEDVVYERHGIPVIGLETLKNMIIEGEYPEILADRGGYYVQINGEVLKEVREDYNLSLKDLADLAHVSRETIYKYEHGIVRACPETAMMLEDILNLKITLSIDLFKVPDSLKELNIGKSNESPLNDNKINMNEFQPQKLVELGFGIIPTQKTPFDALAKLENNNQISKNVETPLITNLEKNRKQRTLKKMAITLKDLSLITGSSSVFILDNEKIKESLDGIPVVHGWEMGEIETPAEFLKMIKERKECN
- a CDS encoding tRNA(His) guanylyltransferase Thg1 family protein, which produces MKECEMFSSLKVPCGSKILLRLDGRGFYNLSKQIGLKKPYDPFFLDAMVNTATEIFKEFSPSFIYTFSDEFNILLADIPFSGRIEKLNSVFASFTANSFYSNIIKNKISQRIYQNSENNNNNNNNNNNATIIGNLEIEEIFKTLKTISFDCRVIPLSSEMVSEYFKGRQNEAWRNCINGYIYWTLRDEMNKEKAMKILNGLKADKIHDILFERGINIAEVPVWQRRGVGIYKVDKIVNGYNPLSKESTTSSRRVIKVDFDLPRFDNEFFHNFIE
- a CDS encoding aspartate dehydrogenase, which produces MIVGIVGCGAIANIITNYALEGKLGVELKYFYDRDVERAENLASQLDGRAVLKIEDMLDHVDLVIEAAAPKAVAEVVPEILEKGKSVIIMSIGALMDSDVKDNLENLAKENNVKIYAPSGAIVGLDGIKAASIGTIRKATLTTRKPPKSLGIDISEKETLYKGKASEAVKKFPVNINVAAALSIACGMDVDVEIIADPVVDRNVHEVLVEGDFGEFRTTTKNIRCAVNPKTSVLAAYSAIKLLKSLNEHFIVGT
- a CDS encoding tRNA-binding protein, whose amino-acid sequence is MWDTSKDYRLLVAEKSIDLFVRTVDGKSFKGHWKKRPAIDTAKEISRELQAVAYSYMEPEDLLESPHIATIKEKTAKIEEFLGGADWNKKFLDMATKDEKEKTEESITKVKFFLNTFLGLEKRISLGPINDPIIGIDIVVGEIMSAGKHPQADSLMICNVNLGDKAITVVTNDMEVKENNRVAISMLPPSTFMGISSEGMFLGAGEGILKDVEGELGQMPHGIPLEALNETRNLIESFLKN
- a CDS encoding heavy metal-binding domain-containing protein, producing MRTEEFIVSSANHVPGFEISETKGFVYGLTVRSRGLGGQVGAGIRSMFGGEIKEYVKMMEESRNEALNRMIAHAEELGANAVISVRFDSDEISNVMQEILAYGTAVIAEKK
- a CDS encoding PRC-barrel domain-containing protein; amino-acid sequence: MVELSNLYGLDIYTIRGKYVGRVQDVVLNIKKGRVSNLKVRAMSPDKKNVGLKEVIKTSIRMVPEADEIRPLKEEGVMDIAYDRVQAVGDILIITPDLPAEKAPISP
- a CDS encoding N-acetyltransferase; translated protein: MIKYRPEKDNDHDAIFETNQLAFPEDNEARLVDMLRNSESYVNGLSIVAEKDGEVLGHILFTKLTIESPKGDFVALSLAPLAVKPNFQRQGIGSGLIKEGIKNCKSLGYKAIVVVGHPEYYPRFGFSPAREKGLDAPFPVPDEAFMVYELVPGYLDNIQGMVKLAPEFDEFI